Sequence from the Kogia breviceps isolate mKogBre1 chromosome X, mKogBre1 haplotype 1, whole genome shotgun sequence genome:
AAAGTACACTGGTGGAATTGAACACTGTCTTAGTTGTGGTTTCACCTGAACAGAGAGGGTGGGACTGTCTAATTCAGTCCATGATTTTATTAGTTCTTAAGACTGTCATATCACATTGTTGGTTCGTAGTGAGGATAGAGTCAGTTAAAACGTTACATTTGGAGTTTGTGGATCCCTGGAACACCTGATACAAGCTGTGGACTTCCTCCCCCCCCCTAAATGCATGAACATAATTACTGTTGCAATTTCAGGTGGTTCAGGGGTCcctagtgtttctgttttgtttatgacTTTGTTGATTACTTTGCTGAAGTCATAGGTTCTCTCTTCTCTAGCAGTGTTGTTACATCATCAAAAATTAAACCAGAAATGGTCAGTCTTGGCATTACTTGGTGAGTCTGTGTTGCCTCCTAGTTTGTAGTGCTTTCTTATATGCAAGTGCTAACTAGTTTTTAACAATGCAGGATCAGGCTCAAGCTAACCAGTCTTAGTTCGGAAATCTGTCTGGTTTCTAGTCCTCTGCCATCCTTCATGATTCCACACAGATTACAGAAAGCAGTTAAGCAGCCTTATCTGTGAAGGCTCCTAGGATCCCAGGACGTGATTTGTGAGGTCAGATGACTTGAACTCGGTGAGAATATCtagctggtttttcttttttctcagccATCTTGGATTTAAGTTTTTTCTTAGTTATTGTGTTTGATCTTCAGAttagaaagaatataatattCTTAGCCGAGAATGGAAATAAGATAGGAGGctgtttctctttatctttgtttttttttttttttttttgcggtatgcgggcctctcactgctgtggcctctcccgttgcggagcacaggctccggacgcgcaggcctagcggccatggctcacgggcttagttgctccgcggcatgtgggatcttcccggaccagggcacgaacccgtgacccctgcatcggcaggcagattctcaaccactgcgccaccagggaagccctatctttgtTAATATTACATTAACCACCTCATCCAGGGGGGAATTCActttttcctctacttttttttttttttttactttaacctCTAAAATGCCATTTATTCACTGTCTGGCACTTTGTAAAGTCACAATTCCTCCTTAGGCTTTAGCTTTGTTCACAATATTCTTACAGCTCCATTTCACTCTTTATAATACTTGTTTTATGTGCCTGTTTTTTACCATCTGTCGTAAGTGGTTTTTTAACATCCAAATTCCAGAAAGCTCTCTGCAGCACATCAGATTTTTTAGATACTTTACCCCTTTCTTCCCCTCATCAGTATGTTTTGCAATTATGCAGTCAGCATTATGCTTTTGAAAGCCTCCAAGCCTTCTCGAGCTTCTTTACACAGTTTCTGATCTTGGAATTGATCctaattttcctttgaaaatcttGAAATCTGCCTATCCATTATGGGCAGCattccccttcttttctttcttgatctCCAAACAACACCGCTGCTTCCTCTAAAGCTTCCTCCTACTTGCATGTCATCAGTCATGCTTTTCTGGTGAGGATTAGGTACAAAGTAacagtttttctcatttctcctctaCTTTCTGGAAGACTGAATATTTACACAAACAAACGCACATCATCAGATGCATTAACGTAAATTGAGTGACACTTCCACAGATGTCCCCTGGtcagtaataatagctaataacAGCCGTAATTTTTTCTGAGCTGCCACATGATAGGCACCATACTAAGTCCTTTCCGCCTAGGATTTTCTTGCCTGTCTCCTACCTTAGGTTTATGAGGTGTAGGTGCTATTGTCCCAgtaatacagatgaggaaactggcttaGAGATACTGAgtcacttgccccaaatcacacagcttgtGAGTGGCAAAGTCAGATATTTCCTAAATCGAATTCTTAATCACCGTACTGGGCTGCTTTGTTGTGCTTAATTACTGTGCTGATTCTGTTCGTTCAAAACCTGTGTAGCAGTCAGACTACTGGCTGTGCACAGTAGgcacttaaatatttaatttgttagCCTAACGACCCCTCTAAGAGAAAAGATAGTATAATTGTTCTTAATACAAAGAATTAATCATATGATCACAGTGATTGGACATACAACCTAGTTCTTCCTAGCAAAATAACTGTGAAAGAAATcacagcaaataataataatgaacaatttcaataaagagaaaaagtataaaatctgTCGATTTTATCTCTGCAGGATCCAAATGGTAACCATCCAAATCCTAGCCCTCTTATCTCACCCTTGTCATTATGATTCAGGCTGTTTCTGCTTGGTTTCCAACTTCCTACCTCTTTCACAAAATATCCCTTGAATGTTTTGGACCAGTTTGATATGTTCTGTATGTAAAGTTCGTAGCACTCACAGATGTGCTATACAGCTTCATACCTAACTGTCAATTGCCTCATTTACTTAAAACTGGTAGAtgtgtatttgttttcatttcctgaaaTATACTCTCAGTTCTTTGAGGTAATGGACCACATcttatactctttttttaaatctctccaCAGTAGTTAGCATGATACTTAGAAGTGCTTCATAAGATGTTAGCAGTCATTATAATTAGGTAATTccaaccccaaaaacaaaaaggaaaaagtttgACCTTTTCTTGTCAACTGAATTATTACTATAGGAGTTAATGATACCAGACCAAGTTTTTATGTCAAAAACCACCTGAGAAAATTGTGTGTGTTAAAATTTTTACTAACTCACTAACTTCATTCCCCAAATTATTCAGTCATGGGTGTTCTTACAGTGTTCCTTGTGGTTAAGAAAACCAAGGCCAACGTTTCCTTTACTGTGAAACCCCTACTTGTCCTCGTATAGCCACCACTTGTAGCCCAGGGCCTGACATATATTAGAGGATTAATACATTTTGTTAGAGGAATTTAGCTTGTGCTTGGAAAATAgcttgtttacttttaaaaagattgGGAATGTGCATAAATTAGtacaaatacaaattacaaaaacaaatatgataaaagctttgtaaaaaaataataaaaagaaagtatgTGATCTTAACAGGAAATCAGTTTTAGTAAAGTAGCTTAAAATCATAAGCTAATCATCTTAGTGGGCTTTGATATTTTGTTTGCCattgatgttttgttttttgtttttgtttttttgtttttgttgttaaattCTTTTACTTGTATTCTTAGGTTAAGACATCAGAATTTTATAGATACTCCCGACAGCTGCGTTATGAAGTTGATCAAGCCTTGAATTACTTTCAGAACGTTCACCAGCAGCCTCTGTTGGACATGAAATCAAGCCGCATCCGCTCTGCCAAACCCCAAACTACAGTATTCCGAGGCATGATTGGACATAGCATGGTTAACAGTAAAATACTTCTCCTAAAGAAACCAAGAGTCTGGTGGGAACTGGAGGGCCCACAAGTACCTCTGCGTCCGGACTGccttgctattgtgaataacttCGTGTTCTTGTTGGGCGGGGAAGAACTGGGCCCGGATGGCGAATTCCATGCTTCTTCCAAAGTGTTCAGGTATGACCCGAGACAAAACTCTTGGCTCCGGATGGCAGACATGTCTGTACCACGTTCAGAATTTGCAGTTGGTGTTATTGGAAAGTTTATTTACGCGGTAGCAGGCAGAACCAGAGATGAGACTTTCTATTCAACAGAGAGATATGATATCACCAATGATAAATGGGAATTTGTGGATCCTTATCCAGTTAACAAATATGGACATGAGGGGACAGTGCTCAATAACAAGTTGTTTATCACTGGTGGAATCACCTCATCTTCCACCTCCAAACAAGTGTGCGTGTTTGACCCCAGTAAAGAAGGGACCATAGAACAGCGGACCAGGAGAACTCAAGTAGTTACCAACTGTTGGGAGAATAAGAGCAAAATGAATTACGCTAGATGCTTTCACAAGATGATTTCTTACAACGGCAAGCTTTATGTCTTCGGTGGTGTCTGTGTGATCTTGAGGGCCTCTTTTGAGTCTCAGGGATGCCCTTCCACAGAAGTGTACAACCCAGAGACTGATCAGTGGACCATCTTGGCGTCCATGCCAATTGGTAGAAGTGGCCATGGTGTGACTGTGCTGGATAAACAGATAATGGTTCTTGGAGGCCTTTGCTACAATGGTCATTACAGCGATTCTATTCTTACTTTTGATCCGGATGAAAACAAATGGAAGGAAGATGAGTACCCGCGGATGCCCTGCAAGCTGGATGGTTTACAAGTATGCAACCTGCATTTTCCAGAATATATACTGGACGAGGTCAGACGTTGCAACTAATGGCATCTTTCTCCCTTCAAAAAAGCCAAACAGAAAATTTGAGACAAagtagttaatttaaaaatataaagaaaaacctcACCAGTTTTACTATCAAAGCCATTGgtctaatacataaaaatattttcgtTCTGTTCTcgcatccttttttttctttttagtggcCTCAAACTCATGCAATAAGTCAATTCTAAGCACTAGCTCTTGAAACTACTTCCAGAAGCAGTTTAATAGAACGATTCACTTATCTGGGAAGTTGATGTTAtgctttaaacatttctttcaaatgTCAGTGTAGGAGTCATGCATCTTCTAAGAGAAGACCTGATAAGTGTCACTGGATGTAATTTCAGTTCCTATCTCTATCTGAAATCTTTTTGAACATTTATTTCGGTGTATTGCAGTCTGTTAgactttttgattttattttttaagtttaaaactcTTGACCTTTTTGCATGGCTTTTTGctgaaaatgcaaaaatataaattttctacaaatttaacttttttatatTCAAAACACTATTTCTAAGCTGCCTTCTCTTATCTGCATTGTGTTAGTGAAAGCATATCCATACTTGCTTACATCTTATGAATATATAAGGCACATCCCCTTTTATGCGTGGTTAGGATTCTATATTTTTAAGCTAGTGCACTTGCACACACGGTTTGCCATACTTGTTGTATTCTAGATGTAACGTCTTTTCATGTGTTAACATttttagaaagttaaaataaCTGGAGTCCTCGTTTGGTATCAGAGTAGCCTATCTTCAGTCCATACTGATTCAGTAATATTCAAACTTATATTCCTGAAACATGTATGGCTTTATGAAAActaacattttatgttttattttcaaaagtaaacGTTAGTGTTGCTTATcgatgtatgtcttctttttgaaaatgtttttctttgcagTCTGTTTAATGTTACCCTCTTTTTAGTGAGAATTGGAGTGGTATATGACAAGCCCTGGCCCTGCAGCGTGCAAGCACTTTTAAAGAGAATTTAGGTAATACCAGACTCCTAAATAAAGGCCCCTTAAAAGTAAGTGCAACTCCCATTCTTTACATTCAATAAGGCTGCTGCATCTGTTATTGAATGGAAAGTAGCAACTTGGGGAAAATTTGAGCTCAGTTTTGACTTAGGAATAGAACTATAATCTTAACTGGTCATATCTACTTGTTTATTTAGTACAAAATATTTAGTGGCACTGGGGATGTAagccctcagcttttgttttatttactgaaaGCTACTAGCATGAAGGATAGTAACCTCAAAGTTCAGAATGGATCAAGAATAACTGTTTAAAAGCATTTATAATAAGTGTTTTAGGATTATTAGCCGCACCTTTAAACTCGAAGAAAAAACGTATAGTTGTCAAAATTAAGCAAGAATAACCAGGGAGTGGATCCTTCAAATTGATGCCATTTTCTTCTGAGTAGACTCTATATATGATACAGACTAGATCTACACTGGCAAAACTTGCCAGATCTTAGGATATTGGTGCAATATTGCAATGCCTTCTATATGGCTGTTGTATAAATTTtctagtttcacttttttttttgctgctgccaccactgaATATAAAATGGAAGAGTGAAGTCATGGAAATGTGAAGACTTATTTCATTTTTGCAATTAAAATAGACAACTATGAaaaaaacctgattttaaaactctACAACTGGAGGCTAGAAAC
This genomic interval carries:
- the KLHL15 gene encoding kelch-like protein 15, translating into MAGDVEGFCSSIHDTSVSAGFRALYEEGLLLDVTLVIEDHQFQAHKALLATQSDYFRIMFTADMRERDQDKIHLKGLTATGFSHVLQFMYYGTIELSMNTVHEILQAAMYVQLIEVVKFCCSFLLAKICLENCAEIMRLLDDFGVNIEGVREKLDAFLLDNFVPLMSRPDFLSYLSFEKLMSYLDNDHLSRFPEIELYEAVQSWLRHDRRRWRHTDTIIQNIRFCLMTPSSVFEKVKTSEFYRYSRQLRYEVDQALNYFQNVHQQPLLDMKSSRIRSAKPQTTVFRGMIGHSMVNSKILLLKKPRVWWELEGPQVPLRPDCLAIVNNFVFLLGGEELGPDGEFHASSKVFRYDPRQNSWLRMADMSVPRSEFAVGVIGKFIYAVAGRTRDETFYSTERYDITNDKWEFVDPYPVNKYGHEGTVLNNKLFITGGITSSSTSKQVCVFDPSKEGTIEQRTRRTQVVTNCWENKSKMNYARCFHKMISYNGKLYVFGGVCVILRASFESQGCPSTEVYNPETDQWTILASMPIGRSGHGVTVLDKQIMVLGGLCYNGHYSDSILTFDPDENKWKEDEYPRMPCKLDGLQVCNLHFPEYILDEVRRCN